The Kineococcus mangrovi genome includes a window with the following:
- a CDS encoding NADH-quinone oxidoreductase subunit J, producing the protein MTGTWWEAVLFWSLGAVAVAAGWAVFRTDSMARATYALAASFVAVGAQVLLLHLDYVGVVTVLMMVMEMAVMAVYMVMFMGMNPALMPMSMVHSRRTSIGLAVGTFLVLGGGALLVPWPTRRGSPAPDLTASLGEAVMGSKMLVMLVVSPVLFATIVSALVLALPRSRYDRLGADLRRRPADDPQPGGVGR; encoded by the coding sequence ATGACAGGGACCTGGTGGGAAGCGGTCCTGTTCTGGAGCCTGGGGGCGGTCGCGGTCGCCGCCGGGTGGGCGGTGTTCCGCACCGACTCGATGGCGCGCGCGACGTACGCGCTGGCCGCCTCGTTCGTGGCGGTCGGGGCGCAGGTGCTCCTGCTGCACCTGGACTACGTCGGGGTCGTCACGGTGCTGATGATGGTGATGGAGATGGCCGTCATGGCCGTCTACATGGTGATGTTCATGGGCATGAACCCGGCGCTGATGCCCATGAGCATGGTGCACTCGCGCAGGACGTCGATCGGGCTGGCGGTCGGGACCTTCCTGGTCCTGGGCGGCGGTGCGCTGCTCGTGCCGTGGCCGACGCGACGGGGTTCCCCGGCCCCCGACCTGACCGCCTCCCTGGGCGAGGCGGTCATGGGGTCGAAGATGCTCGTGATGCTCGTCGTCAGCCCCGTGCTGTTCGCCACCATCGTCTCGGCGCTGGTCCTGGCGTTGCCGCGCAGCCGGTACGACCGCCTCGGGGCCGACCTGCGGCGCCGGCCGGCGGACGACCCGCAACCGGGCGGGGTGGGGCGGTGA
- a CDS encoding NADH-quinone oxidoreductase subunit NuoK, translated as MTLQAVLVVAAALFSVGLYGAVSQQVVVMVMMGLELMVNAVVLAAAGLWWFLAPTPDGHVLLLVVLAAMTVEMAMGFAVATVLHRSRGADTTDSTTDLNR; from the coding sequence GTGACGTTGCAGGCCGTCCTGGTGGTGGCCGCGGCGCTGTTCTCGGTGGGCCTGTACGGGGCCGTCTCCCAGCAGGTCGTCGTCATGGTGATGATGGGCCTGGAACTCATGGTCAACGCGGTGGTCCTGGCCGCGGCCGGCCTGTGGTGGTTCCTGGCCCCCACGCCGGACGGCCACGTGCTCCTGCTGGTGGTCCTGGCCGCCATGACCGTCGAGATGGCGATGGGTTTCGCCGTGGCCACCGTCCTGCACCGGTCCCGCGGTGCGGACACGACCGACTCGACGACGGACCTGAACCGGTGA